Proteins encoded together in one Neobacillus sp. FSL H8-0543 window:
- the fabL gene encoding enoyl-[acyl-carrier-protein] reductase FabL: MTQKVALITGSSRGIGKATALRLAQAGYDIVINYARSKKGALQTAEEIEALGRKVLVVKANVGDVNKIKDMFSQIEQEFGRLDIFVNNAASGVQRPIMELEENHWDWTLNINSKALLFCAQEAAKLMEKNGGGKIVSISSLGSIRYLKNYTVVGVSKAALEALTRYLAVELAPKNIVVNAVSGGAVDTDALAHFPNREELLQEAKEKTPAGRMVEIEDMVNCVMFLLTEESSMIRGQTIIVDGGISLLV; this comes from the coding sequence ATGACACAAAAAGTAGCACTTATTACAGGAAGCAGCAGGGGAATTGGGAAAGCAACGGCCTTAAGGTTAGCACAAGCAGGCTATGATATTGTAATAAATTACGCACGGAGTAAAAAAGGAGCACTTCAAACGGCTGAAGAAATCGAAGCTTTAGGTAGGAAGGTATTAGTCGTCAAGGCGAATGTTGGCGATGTAAATAAAATTAAAGATATGTTTAGCCAAATTGAACAGGAATTTGGGCGATTGGATATTTTCGTGAATAATGCTGCGTCTGGTGTCCAGCGACCTATCATGGAACTTGAAGAGAATCACTGGGATTGGACATTAAATATTAACAGTAAAGCACTGTTATTTTGTGCACAGGAAGCAGCCAAATTGATGGAGAAAAATGGCGGCGGGAAAATTGTTAGTATCAGTTCCCTAGGGTCCATCCGTTATTTAAAGAACTATACAGTGGTGGGCGTTTCTAAGGCTGCTCTTGAGGCGTTAACAAGGTATTTGGCCGTCGAATTAGCTCCGAAGAATATTGTGGTAAATGCAGTATCTGGTGGTGCTGTCGATACAGATGCCTTAGCACATTTTCCAAATCGCGAGGAACTTCTTCAAGAGGCAAAAGAAAAAACACCTGCTGGGAGAATGGTTGAAATTGAGGATATGGTGAATTGTGTGATGTTTCTTTTGACAGAAGAATCAAGTATGATCCGGGGACAAACGATCATTGTCGATGGCGGTATTTCACTGCTCGTTTAA
- the argH gene encoding argininosuccinate lyase, whose translation MSKLWGGRFTKETNKLVETFTASILFDQKLANEDIAGSIAHVQMLGECGIIPTEDAEVIKNGLLEIKKMIDNNEVDFLVEHEDIHMNIEKLLIDKIGPVGGKLHTGRSRNDQVATDMHLYLRTKTTELIKLIENVQQALIDQAKENLHTLIPGYTHLQRAQPVSFAHHLMAYFWMFERDKERLMDSLKRVNWLPLGAGALAGTTFPIDRSRVAELLGFETIYPNSMDAVSDRDFILEFLSIGSIIMTHISRFSEELVIWSSQEFQFVELDDSFCTGSSIMPQKKNPDVPELLRGKTGRTYGNLIGLLTVLKGLPLAYNKDLQEDKEGMFDTVETLEGSLMLLAPMIDTMTVNKDVMRKAINNDFSNATDIADYLVRKGLPFREAHEVIGKIVLYAIQQQKFLLDLSFEEYQEFSPLFEDDIYKILSPEHVVAVRNSFGGTSPEQVKAQIKLAEGKLER comes from the coding sequence ATGTCCAAATTATGGGGCGGACGATTTACAAAAGAAACCAATAAACTAGTAGAAACATTTACTGCATCAATCTTATTTGATCAAAAATTAGCGAATGAGGATATTGCCGGCAGCATCGCCCATGTTCAAATGCTAGGTGAGTGCGGAATCATTCCAACAGAAGATGCAGAGGTAATAAAAAATGGCCTACTGGAAATAAAAAAGATGATTGATAATAATGAAGTAGACTTTTTAGTAGAACATGAAGACATTCACATGAATATTGAAAAACTTTTGATTGATAAAATTGGACCTGTTGGAGGCAAACTGCATACAGGACGAAGCCGTAATGATCAAGTGGCAACGGACATGCACTTATACTTAAGAACAAAGACAACGGAACTAATAAAGCTGATTGAAAATGTGCAGCAAGCCTTAATTGACCAGGCTAAAGAAAATCTGCATACGCTGATTCCCGGATACACCCACTTGCAACGGGCGCAGCCTGTTTCATTCGCTCATCATTTAATGGCTTATTTTTGGATGTTTGAACGTGACAAAGAGAGATTAATGGACAGCTTAAAACGTGTGAACTGGCTACCACTAGGTGCAGGAGCATTGGCGGGAACGACCTTTCCAATTGACCGTTCACGGGTTGCTGAGTTACTTGGGTTTGAAACGATTTATCCAAACAGTATGGATGCGGTCAGTGACAGAGATTTTATCTTGGAATTCCTTTCGATTGGCTCAATCATTATGACACATATTTCCAGGTTTTCTGAAGAGCTCGTGATTTGGTCAAGCCAGGAGTTCCAATTCGTTGAGTTAGATGACTCGTTTTGCACGGGGTCGAGCATCATGCCGCAAAAGAAAAATCCGGATGTACCTGAATTATTAAGAGGAAAAACGGGACGGACCTATGGCAATTTAATTGGACTACTCACCGTGCTCAAAGGGTTGCCGCTTGCCTATAATAAGGATTTACAAGAAGATAAAGAAGGAATGTTTGATACGGTCGAAACCCTTGAAGGTTCACTTATGTTATTGGCACCGATGATTGATACGATGACGGTTAATAAAGACGTGATGAGAAAGGCGATTAATAATGATTTTTCCAATGCGACCGATATTGCCGACTATTTGGTAAGAAAAGGATTACCATTCCGGGAAGCACATGAGGTCATTGGGAAAATTGTTTTATATGCGATACAGCAGCAAAAGTTTTTGCTCGATTTGAGCTTTGAAGAGTATCAGGAATTCAGCCCGTTATTCGAGGATGATATCTATAAGATTTTGTCCCCAGAACATGTTGTTGCAGTGAGAAATAGTTTTGGCGGAACCTCACCTGAGCAAGTAAAAGCTCAAATCAAGCTTGCAGAAGGAAAACTAGAAAGATAA
- a CDS encoding small, acid-soluble spore protein K, whose protein sequence is MRNKAKNFPNQNNNKLEGEPRAKAEYASTRADGTINTHPQERMRASGERENNTASEY, encoded by the coding sequence ATGAGAAATAAAGCAAAGAATTTCCCAAACCAAAATAACAACAAACTAGAGGGCGAACCAAGAGCTAAAGCTGAATATGCTTCAACAAGAGCTGACGGCACCATCAATACCCATCCACAGGAGCGCATGCGAGCATCTGGTGAGCGTGAAAATAATACCGCATCCGAGTATTAA
- a CDS encoding YfhD family protein, with protein MGRSHGHKSRDKNKGSLPQVPKNMKSDGIDVEYSAELADQADLEATARANAANQRVTNKKRK; from the coding sequence ATGGGACGTTCACACGGACATAAATCTCGCGATAAAAATAAAGGCTCACTACCACAGGTACCAAAGAATATGAAATCAGATGGTATTGATGTGGAGTATTCAGCAGAGCTCGCTGATCAAGCAGATCTTGAGGCAACTGCACGGGCAAACGCAGCTAATCAGCGCGTAACCAACAAAAAGAGAAAATAA
- the recX gene encoding recombination regulator RecX, which produces MAIITKITTQKKNQDRFNVFMDYGKGEEYAFSVDSEVLIKFQLKKGMELDDLSYLEVQYQDDIRKAYNLAIHYLARRMRSEKEIRDYLVQKEKEEPVINEVIHKLLSHKYINDEEYALSYVRTQINASDKGPDVIRMELKERGINELASQMALAQFPLELQIEKATKIYEKSFQKNARDSQRIIHQKAENLLLRKGYPFDIINIAVQEAEMDKDIDEEMEAIKYQGEKAHRKFSGYTGYEYEQKMKQTLFRKGFSMELIEKFIEDVKNHDD; this is translated from the coding sequence GTGGCCATTATTACGAAAATCACCACACAGAAAAAAAATCAAGATCGTTTTAATGTTTTTATGGATTATGGTAAAGGGGAAGAATATGCTTTTAGTGTCGACAGTGAGGTTCTAATAAAATTCCAGCTGAAAAAAGGAATGGAGCTTGATGACCTTTCGTATTTAGAGGTTCAATATCAAGATGACATACGAAAAGCATACAACCTAGCGATTCATTATTTAGCGAGAAGAATGAGGTCTGAAAAAGAAATTAGGGACTATCTCGTGCAAAAGGAAAAAGAAGAACCCGTTATTAATGAAGTTATTCATAAATTACTTTCTCATAAATACATTAACGATGAGGAATATGCACTTTCCTATGTGAGGACACAAATAAATGCCTCGGATAAAGGACCAGATGTCATTCGAATGGAATTAAAGGAACGGGGAATTAACGAGTTGGCTAGTCAAATGGCGTTAGCTCAGTTTCCTCTTGAGCTACAGATTGAAAAGGCAACAAAAATATACGAAAAGTCCTTTCAGAAGAATGCAAGGGATTCACAGCGAATCATCCACCAAAAGGCTGAAAATTTGCTGCTTAGAAAAGGATATCCCTTCGACATCATTAATATTGCAGTCCAGGAAGCTGAAATGGACAAGGACATTGATGAGGAAATGGAAGCCATTAAATACCAGGGAGAAAAAGCTCATCGGAAATTTAGTGGCTATACTGGGTATGAGTATGAACAAAAAATGAAGCAAACGCTCTTTCGAAAAGGCTTTTCAATGGAGTTAATCGAAAAATTTATAGAGGATGTAAAAAATCATGACGACTAA
- a CDS encoding YfhE family protein — protein MGGKKKKDLGKGKYNLSSTQEVLYQRDFKMADRAGGYTDSKTKL, from the coding sequence ATGGGAGGAAAAAAGAAAAAAGATTTAGGCAAAGGAAAATACAATTTATCAAGTACCCAAGAGGTATTATACCAGCGCGATTTTAAAATGGCTGATCGTGCAGGCGGTTATACCGACAGTAAAACGAAGCTTTAA
- a CDS encoding metal-dependent hydrolase: MDTGTHIVMGIALGGLATLDPTVAASHATATSVLIATIAGSQIPDIDTVLKLRNNAIYIRNHRGITHSIPAVLLWPLLILALVYPFFPAANVLHLWAWTFAAVFIHVFVDIFNAYGTQALRPFTTKWVALGVINTFDPIIFGIHIVAIFIWVFGAPPGITFLTMFAVIIGYYFLRFYVRGKVLDEVRRIIPNATEIILAPTIKFYQWRIAAMTEEEFFVAKAIKTEVEILDRFKRVPVPETPVLEAAKHDKNLAAFLSFSPVYRWEMDEYNDFYEVRFIDLRYRSNGHYPFVAVVQLDLDLQPISSYTGWVFSEKKLRKKLSILPN; the protein is encoded by the coding sequence TTGGATACTGGAACTCATATTGTAATGGGAATTGCCCTAGGGGGTCTCGCCACCCTTGATCCAACAGTAGCTGCCAGCCACGCTACTGCCACAAGTGTTTTAATTGCAACAATTGCCGGTTCACAAATACCCGATATTGATACAGTGTTGAAACTTAGAAATAATGCGATATACATCCGTAATCATCGAGGGATTACTCATTCCATTCCTGCGGTACTTTTATGGCCTCTGCTTATCCTTGCATTGGTTTATCCCTTTTTCCCGGCTGCTAATGTTTTGCATCTTTGGGCATGGACATTTGCAGCAGTTTTCATCCATGTATTTGTTGATATTTTCAACGCCTATGGCACCCAGGCGCTTAGACCATTTACAACTAAATGGGTAGCTTTAGGGGTAATTAATACCTTTGATCCGATTATTTTCGGGATTCATATCGTTGCCATTTTCATTTGGGTATTTGGTGCCCCGCCAGGTATTACCTTTCTTACGATGTTTGCCGTGATCATCGGCTACTACTTCCTTCGTTTTTATGTTCGCGGAAAAGTTCTAGATGAAGTTAGAAGAATAATTCCTAATGCAACTGAGATCATACTTGCTCCTACAATAAAGTTTTATCAATGGAGAATCGCTGCGATGACTGAGGAAGAATTCTTTGTTGCTAAAGCGATAAAAACAGAGGTTGAGATTCTAGATCGATTTAAACGTGTACCTGTGCCAGAAACTCCTGTATTGGAGGCAGCGAAACATGATAAAAATCTAGCCGCGTTTCTATCCTTTTCACCCGTTTATAGATGGGAAATGGATGAATACAATGACTTTTACGAAGTTCGGTTTATTGACTTGCGCTATCGAAGCAATGGCCATTATCCGTTCGTTGCTGTCGTCCAGTTAGACCTTGATTTACAGCCTATTAGTTCTTATACAGGCTGGGTGTTTAGTGAAAAGAAATTACGAAAAAAGCTAAGTATTTTGCCAAATTAA
- a CDS encoding gamma-type small acid-soluble spore protein produces the protein MAKFNQQPNKSTSGTNIQEVRQQNAQSAGAGSQGQFGTEFASETNAQEVRQQNQQVEARKGQNSGQSGQS, from the coding sequence ATGGCAAAATTCAATCAACAACCTAACAAAAGTACTTCTGGAACAAACATCCAGGAAGTAAGACAACAAAATGCTCAATCAGCTGGAGCTGGTAGCCAAGGTCAATTCGGCACTGAATTTGCAAGCGAAACAAATGCTCAAGAAGTAAGACAACAAAACCAACAAGTTGAAGCTCGTAAAGGCCAAAACTCTGGCCAATCAGGTCAAAGCTAA
- the argF gene encoding ornithine carbamoyltransferase, giving the protein MSNAYNLNATSFFKKPQFKGKNFLSLTEYQTDEILYLLEEAKELKALQKQGKQHRYLNGKVLGMIFEKSSTRTRVSFEVGMLQLGGHAIFLSPRDMQLGRGESVSDTAKVLSRYIDCIMIRTFSHNTVKELAENATIPIINGLTDLHHPCQAMADLLTIFEHKGKFSGLKLCYLGDGNNNVAHSLMEGAAKVGMDISIASPAGYLPNGKITEAVIKAGEQMGSSVLITNDPVEAIKDADVVVTDVWTSMGLEEEAAIRLKAFQGFQVNAELCQHAKKDYIFLHCLPAHRGEEVTAEIIDGPHSVVFDEAENRLHAQKAILKLLLE; this is encoded by the coding sequence ATGTCAAATGCGTATAATTTGAACGCGACAAGTTTTTTTAAAAAACCACAGTTTAAGGGGAAGAATTTTCTAAGTCTGACAGAATATCAAACAGACGAAATCCTTTACCTTCTTGAAGAAGCGAAGGAACTTAAAGCTCTGCAAAAGCAAGGGAAACAGCATCGCTATTTAAATGGCAAGGTTTTAGGGATGATTTTTGAAAAATCCTCTACCCGTACAAGGGTGTCATTCGAGGTGGGAATGCTTCAGTTGGGCGGCCATGCGATTTTCTTGAGTCCGAGAGACATGCAGCTCGGGAGAGGCGAGAGCGTTTCGGATACGGCCAAAGTTTTGTCTCGGTATATAGATTGTATAATGATTCGAACATTTTCACATAACACAGTAAAAGAATTGGCGGAAAATGCAACCATTCCAATTATCAATGGATTAACAGATTTGCATCATCCATGTCAGGCAATGGCAGATCTATTAACCATTTTTGAACATAAAGGGAAGTTTTCTGGTTTAAAGCTCTGTTATTTAGGTGATGGAAACAATAATGTGGCCCATTCATTAATGGAAGGCGCAGCTAAAGTTGGAATGGATATCAGTATTGCCAGCCCGGCAGGGTATCTGCCAAATGGGAAAATTACAGAAGCGGTAATCAAAGCAGGGGAACAAATGGGAAGTAGTGTTTTGATTACGAATGATCCCGTTGAAGCAATCAAAGACGCAGATGTTGTCGTTACAGATGTATGGACCAGTATGGGTCTAGAAGAGGAAGCTGCGATTCGACTAAAGGCATTCCAAGGATTTCAAGTAAATGCAGAACTTTGTCAGCATGCAAAAAAGGATTATATCTTTTTGCATTGTTTACCAGCACATCGCGGTGAAGAGGTAACAGCTGAAATTATTGATGGTCCTCATTCTGTTGTGTTTGACGAAGCGGAGAATCGCCTTCATGCACAAAAAGCAATATTAAAACTTTTACTAGAATAG
- the mutY gene encoding A/G-specific adenine glycosylase yields MKNDLNNIEKVDIGKFQNDLISWFSEEQRELPWRQDQDPYKVWVSEIMLQQTRVDTVIPYFNRFIEWFPTIETLANANEDKVLKAWEGLGYYSRVRNLHSAVKEVNEKYNGQVPNSPKEIADLKGVGPYTAGAILSIAYGIPEPAVDGNVMRVLSRILLIWEDIAKASSRKVFEKAVRQLISHDNPSAFNQALMELGALICTPTSPSCLLCPVREHCQAFHEGVQTELPIKTKKNSQRAVQLAAVILKNEHGKILIHKRPQSGLLANLWEFPNIEIQEPLLAGRKQITELFRNTYNMNINLEKSIGQIEHIFSHLIWNITVYSGVISQEFQSGEEWKFVTFDEMNQYAFPVSYQKMLKLYKEHRS; encoded by the coding sequence GTGAAAAATGACTTGAATAATATAGAAAAAGTGGATATTGGCAAATTTCAGAACGATTTAATTTCCTGGTTTTCTGAGGAGCAGCGTGAGTTGCCTTGGCGCCAAGACCAGGACCCTTATAAAGTCTGGGTTTCGGAAATCATGTTGCAGCAAACGAGAGTAGATACAGTTATTCCTTACTTTAATCGATTTATCGAATGGTTTCCAACAATAGAGACTCTCGCAAATGCGAATGAAGATAAAGTTCTTAAAGCATGGGAAGGTCTTGGATATTATTCGCGTGTCAGAAATTTGCATTCAGCCGTAAAAGAAGTAAATGAGAAATACAATGGTCAAGTACCGAACTCCCCAAAAGAGATTGCGGACCTTAAAGGTGTAGGTCCATATACTGCAGGGGCTATTCTTAGTATTGCTTATGGAATTCCAGAACCAGCTGTAGATGGAAACGTGATGAGGGTTTTATCAAGAATTCTTTTGATCTGGGAGGATATTGCTAAAGCATCATCAAGAAAAGTCTTTGAGAAAGCGGTAAGGCAGCTAATATCGCATGATAACCCATCAGCATTCAATCAGGCATTAATGGAATTAGGTGCATTAATTTGTACACCTACTTCTCCTTCATGTTTATTATGCCCTGTTCGTGAACATTGCCAAGCTTTTCACGAGGGTGTTCAAACAGAACTCCCAATTAAAACAAAGAAGAATAGTCAACGTGCAGTGCAGCTAGCTGCTGTAATTCTGAAAAATGAACATGGGAAAATCCTCATCCATAAACGCCCTCAAAGTGGCCTTCTGGCAAATTTATGGGAATTTCCAAATATAGAAATTCAAGAGCCTTTACTGGCAGGCCGAAAACAAATTACTGAATTATTCAGAAATACTTATAATATGAATATTAATCTAGAAAAAAGCATTGGTCAAATAGAACACATCTTTTCCCATTTGATCTGGAATATTACGGTTTATTCAGGGGTGATTTCCCAAGAGTTCCAATCTGGTGAGGAATGGAAGTTTGTTACCTTTGATGAAATGAATCAATATGCCTTCCCTGTTTCCTATCAAAAAATGCTTAAGCTATATAAAGAACACCGCTCTTGA
- a CDS encoding argininosuccinate synthase gives MAKEKVILAYSGGLDTSVSVKWIQEKYGYDVIALGLDVGEGKDLEAIKQKALNVGAIKAYMIDAKELLAKEYILPALKANCLYEGKYPLSSALSRPLISKLLVEVAEKEGAAAVAHGCTGKGNDQVRFEVSIQALNPNLKVIAPVREWGMTRDEEIKYAEENGIPIPVDLDNPFSIDANIWGRACEAGVLEDPWAEAPEAAFDWTNPLESAPDQAEYLEIEFEKGVPIALNGEKLPLVQLIETLNELGGKHGVGRIDHIENRLVGIKSREVYENPAALILINAHKELEFLTLPREVTQFKTQVEQQMAKVIYEGLWFSPIKNALDAFIEETQKNVTGTIRVKLMKGNHMVVGRKSPYSLYNEELATYSKGDAFDHNAAVGFIKIWGLPTKVYAEVNKEEKVLK, from the coding sequence ATGGCAAAGGAAAAAGTCATCTTAGCCTATTCAGGCGGATTGGATACATCGGTTTCAGTTAAATGGATTCAGGAAAAGTATGGTTATGATGTCATTGCCTTAGGTCTAGATGTTGGCGAAGGTAAGGATTTAGAGGCAATCAAGCAAAAGGCGCTAAATGTTGGTGCAATCAAAGCATATATGATCGATGCGAAAGAATTATTAGCAAAAGAATATATTTTACCAGCTTTAAAGGCTAATTGTTTATATGAAGGGAAGTACCCGCTATCCTCTGCACTATCCAGACCGCTTATTTCAAAATTACTAGTAGAAGTGGCTGAAAAAGAAGGGGCAGCAGCTGTTGCTCATGGATGTACGGGAAAAGGCAATGATCAAGTTCGTTTTGAAGTTTCTATTCAAGCCCTAAATCCAAACTTAAAGGTAATCGCACCCGTTCGTGAATGGGGAATGACCCGTGATGAGGAAATTAAATATGCCGAGGAAAACGGGATTCCGATTCCAGTCGATTTAGATAACCCGTTTTCGATTGATGCAAATATTTGGGGGCGCGCTTGTGAGGCGGGTGTACTTGAGGACCCTTGGGCCGAGGCGCCAGAGGCAGCTTTTGACTGGACGAATCCGCTTGAGTCAGCACCAGATCAGGCTGAGTATTTAGAAATTGAATTTGAAAAAGGTGTTCCTATTGCACTAAACGGAGAAAAGTTGCCATTAGTTCAATTAATTGAAACCTTGAACGAGCTTGGTGGCAAACACGGTGTTGGCCGAATTGACCATATTGAAAATCGATTAGTTGGAATTAAATCAAGAGAAGTATATGAAAATCCAGCAGCTTTAATATTAATTAATGCACATAAAGAACTAGAATTTCTCACATTACCTCGTGAGGTAACACAGTTCAAAACACAGGTCGAGCAGCAAATGGCGAAGGTTATTTATGAGGGACTATGGTTTTCACCAATAAAAAATGCACTGGATGCGTTTATTGAAGAGACGCAAAAGAATGTGACCGGGACGATTCGTGTTAAGCTTATGAAGGGCAATCATATGGTAGTTGGCCGAAAATCTCCATACAGCCTTTATAATGAAGAGCTAGCAACCTATTCAAAGGGCGATGCCTTTGATCACAACGCCGCAGTCGGCTTCATCAAAATTTGGGGCTTACCAACAAAGGTTTATGCAGAGGTAAATAAAGAGGAAAAGGTACTAAAATAA
- a CDS encoding YfhJ family protein, with translation MKEYQERLTELLLEKNNQISSNMARTWVELMWDDFETTRAKSGREYKGAEMTEGIVRHWIEQYGAKLHEFAATNPKYKNFLTEKKDKLN, from the coding sequence ATGAAAGAATACCAAGAAAGATTAACAGAGCTTTTATTGGAAAAAAATAATCAAATTTCATCCAATATGGCCCGTACTTGGGTGGAGCTTATGTGGGACGATTTTGAGACGACACGTGCAAAATCTGGAAGAGAGTATAAGGGAGCAGAAATGACAGAAGGAATTGTCAGGCATTGGATTGAACAGTATGGAGCAAAGCTTCACGAGTTTGCAGCAACCAATCCAAAATATAAAAATTTCCTAACAGAAAAAAAGGATAAGTTAAACTAA
- a CDS encoding YfhH family protein gives MHQDKRYSSMTEHELRQEIAKLQEMARKAEQMGMVSEYAVLERKAVMAKAYLISPDSFSPGEIYELEGDPGQYFKIDYLNGVFAWGYRLMGDGKEEALPISMLKWLK, from the coding sequence ATGCATCAGGACAAGCGATACAGTTCAATGACAGAGCATGAATTAAGGCAGGAAATTGCCAAACTTCAAGAAATGGCAAGGAAAGCTGAGCAAATGGGGATGGTAAGTGAATATGCTGTTCTTGAAAGAAAAGCGGTTATGGCGAAGGCTTACTTAATAAGTCCAGATTCTTTTTCACCAGGTGAAATTTATGAACTAGAAGGAGACCCGGGACAATATTTTAAAATTGATTATCTCAACGGCGTTTTCGCTTGGGGATATCGTCTAATGGGCGATGGAAAAGAAGAAGCGTTACCCATTTCAATGTTGAAGTGGTTAAAATAA
- a CDS encoding SDR family oxidoreductase, which produces MKTIIVTGSGSGLGRELAILFSQQGYHLLLIGRSSKKLTATKNMIESLGGTAEIVVLDIRNVSDVLSRCEDLSKSHSIYGLVNNAGVGHFGPFADLSSQQISEMLETNVLGTILMTQAVLPLLQKHGEGRIMNIISTAGLRGKVNEAVYAASKFAIRGFTESLQKEYEGSQLKINAVYMGGMDTPFWEGSTHVKDTSRFRTPKEVAEIIFEQLEQDTIIIESKKS; this is translated from the coding sequence TTGAAAACAATTATTGTAACTGGTTCAGGTTCTGGCCTTGGCCGGGAATTAGCCATTCTATTTTCACAGCAAGGTTATCACCTGTTATTAATTGGAAGATCCTCTAAAAAATTAACTGCTACAAAAAATATGATTGAATCGCTTGGCGGAACAGCTGAAATTGTTGTTTTAGATATTCGCAATGTATCCGATGTTTTAAGTAGATGTGAAGATCTTTCGAAGTCTCACAGTATCTACGGCTTGGTAAACAACGCTGGTGTGGGTCACTTTGGACCTTTTGCGGATCTTAGCAGTCAGCAAATCAGTGAAATGCTTGAAACAAATGTACTGGGCACGATCCTCATGACTCAAGCTGTGTTACCTCTATTGCAGAAGCATGGTGAAGGTAGAATCATGAACATCATTTCCACTGCAGGATTACGCGGAAAGGTTAATGAGGCCGTTTACGCTGCAAGTAAATTTGCGATCAGAGGATTTACGGAGAGTCTGCAAAAAGAATATGAAGGTAGTCAGCTGAAAATTAACGCGGTTTATATGGGGGGAATGGATACGCCATTTTGGGAGGGAAGCACCCACGTAAAGGATACCTCGCGCTTCCGTACGCCCAAGGAAGTTGCTGAAATCATTTTCGAACAATTAGAACAAGATACGATCATTATTGAAAGTAAAAAATCATGA
- a CDS encoding homoserine dehydrogenase translates to MSVIKVAILGFGTVGEGVYRTIHSHQEELTAVLGKEVEVAAILIKNKNKEREISNAILVTDSFDEILQLPQLDVVVEAIVGKEPAVSYLKKAINSGCHIITANKEMFAHHGKELLKLAEDNNVSVGFEATVAGGIPVIQTLRQLLKINRVHQIQGILNGTSNFILTEMREKKQSFTEALLLAQENGFAEADPTNDVEGFDAFYKTMILSRIAFGEEPNWKDVELEGITTITSELIETAEKLGLRFKHIASISKEGSQINAIIKPTLVDKSHPFYHVEGVQNAVNIQSDIVGGITLQGPGAGMFPTASAVIEDLVFVCQNDTNNKISRPVANSFGEKKTELKEYWLVHGLTKKYLNTTVSFIQDVSDETYIINGTKNNVEQIFSLHKPLCYFPIIGEFKTLINA, encoded by the coding sequence ATGTCAGTAATTAAGGTGGCAATATTAGGGTTTGGAACAGTTGGGGAAGGAGTTTATCGAACCATTCATTCTCACCAAGAGGAGCTTACAGCTGTTCTAGGTAAGGAAGTAGAGGTTGCAGCAATACTAATAAAGAATAAAAATAAAGAAAGAGAAATTTCAAATGCGATCCTGGTTACTGATAGCTTTGATGAAATATTACAACTGCCACAGCTAGATGTTGTAGTTGAAGCGATTGTCGGAAAAGAACCAGCGGTTTCGTATTTGAAAAAGGCTATTAATAGTGGCTGCCACATTATTACTGCGAATAAAGAGATGTTTGCACACCACGGAAAAGAATTACTCAAGCTTGCAGAGGACAATAATGTTTCGGTTGGTTTTGAAGCCACTGTTGCTGGCGGAATACCAGTCATCCAAACGCTAAGGCAATTACTAAAAATTAATCGCGTTCACCAAATTCAAGGCATCCTAAATGGGACTTCAAATTTTATCCTAACAGAAATGCGAGAAAAGAAGCAGTCCTTTACGGAAGCCCTATTATTAGCACAAGAAAATGGCTTTGCAGAAGCAGACCCAACAAATGATGTTGAAGGGTTTGATGCATTTTATAAAACCATGATCCTAAGCAGAATTGCCTTTGGGGAAGAGCCAAATTGGAAGGATGTTGAGCTTGAAGGGATCACCACCATAACAAGTGAACTCATAGAGACAGCGGAAAAACTCGGTTTGCGATTTAAGCATATAGCAAGTATTAGTAAAGAAGGAAGTCAAATAAATGCAATCATTAAACCAACGCTAGTCGATAAATCACATCCTTTTTATCACGTTGAGGGAGTGCAAAATGCAGTAAATATCCAGTCGGATATCGTTGGAGGTATTACCTTACAAGGACCAGGTGCGGGAATGTTTCCAACTGCAAGTGCGGTCATTGAAGATTTAGTATTCGTATGTCAAAACGATACGAACAATAAAATCTCGAGACCTGTCGCTAATTCTTTTGGAGAAAAGAAAACTGAGTTAAAGGAATACTGGTTAGTCCACGGACTGACAAAGAAATATTTAAACACCACGGTATCCTTTATTCAGGATGTATCAGATGAGACCTACATCATTAATGGTACCAAAAATAATGTTGAACAGATATTTAGTCTTCATAAGCCTCTCTGTTATTTTCCGATAATTGGAGAGTTTAAAACGTTAATAAATGCATAG